The genomic window ATACCATTAATCTATATAAAGCTAGGATCGCAACCATAAACAACAACTTTCTTCGAACAGTTGGACTCTCTCGTATTTGTTGTAAATAATTTAATATCTTAAACATATCTTATATAATTGGAAACTAAATAAAATTAACTAACAGTTCATCAAGCATTTTCTATTTTTTCTTTTGCAGATTTTGAACATTTATCCAATCCAGTGATAGTTAATTTTTTAGTTATATCTCAATCTCATAAAAGCTTTACTTTGCTTTTTTCGGATTTTATATAACCTAGTTGTTTTAGAACAGCCTTATCTATATTTTCTGATATTCTATCATCATTTTCTAAGTCCTTTAGATTAACTATATCATAATTATCTACTAGTTTGAAAAATCTTTTGAATCATCTTAGTTTTGGTAGCCTTTTGTTTAGAGGAGTTTGACCTCATTCAAAACCTGGTCTTTTACTATAACCAGATCTTGATTTTTGTCATTTTATTCATCTTCCTGAATAATTTCATTTTCAAGATGAGTTACCTCTACCAAGTTTTTTCTTAGCTTTTGTGTATCAATTGGATTTTGTTAGAATTTCCTCCATTAGGATAAACATTTATTAAATAAATTTATGCCTCTGTCTTTTCTTCAACTTTTTTTGGCTTTACTGTGTTAACTTTGTATAAACTAAGAGCATTAATTGTTGCCAAAGCATTATTTAGTTTATTATTTGTTCAAAGAATTTTTGTCAAAATATTGTTGTATCCTGCAAGCTCCAAGACAGATCTCACAGAAGATCAAGCTTTTAGTCATGTACCTGGACCAGCTGGCATTAATCTTACTAATGCTGCTTTATATTTATGAGTTTTTCAGTATGGAACAGAGTTTGCTCATACTATTGGTACTTTTTTAATATTTTTATATGCATCATGTGTAGCTTTTTGAATTGCTCATATTACATCCTGAGATTTTGCAAGTCACAATCAAATTTTTCCTTTCTTATCTCAGATTATCATTACAGCTCTAAAGGCCAATTGTCTTCATCATTTTGTAACTCTTGTCACTCTTCTTACTTCCAATAGTCTTTCTTCAAATTGTTTTTCCTGTTTAGGTTGTCTACCATTTTTTTCCATCAATATACTTTTAATAAACTAAATTATAAAGAAACTCATCATTGTCTTATTCACTCAGCTACTTTTGCTACTCTTCCATGGTAAATATTTCAATTTCTGTCAAAAGCAACTTTTTCTATTCAGTTAGATTTCAGTTTTTCTGCAATTTTTTGTCATACACGAAGTGCTTTTTCCTTTTTTGTTCATTCTGAATCTTTTAGATCATTAGCTACTGCCAAAACTTTTCCTGACTTATCTACTA from Candidatus Absconditicoccus praedator includes these protein-coding regions:
- the rplO gene encoding 50S ribosomal protein L15, which translates into the protein MEEILTKSNGYTKAKKKLGRGNSSGKGNYSGRGIKGQKSRSGYSKRPGFEGGQTPLNKRLPKLRGFKRFFKLVDNYDIVNLKDLENDDRISENIDKAVLKQLGYIKSEKSKVKLLGDGDITKKLTITGLDKCSKSAKEKIENAGGTVS
- a CDS encoding ribosomal protein S5, whose amino-acid sequence is MEKNGRQPKQEKQFEERLLEVRRVTRVTKGGRQLAFRAVMIIGDKKGKIGLGLAKSQDVIGAIQKATHDAYKNIKKVPIVGANSVPYGKTHKYKAALVRLMPAGPGTGLKAGSSVRSVLELAGYNNILTKILGTNNKLNNALATINALSLYKVNTVKPKKVEEKTEA
- a CDS encoding 50S ribosomal protein L18, which encodes MRKITNKLYEKKHRYQKRKEKSNNRLKTNTNLPRVIVNKSNCYNYAQVVDKSGKVLAVANDLKDSEGTKKEKALRVGQKIAEKLKSNGIEKVAFDRNGNIYHGRVAKVAEGIRQGGVSL